From Falco cherrug isolate bFalChe1 chromosome 4, bFalChe1.pri, whole genome shotgun sequence, one genomic window encodes:
- the LOC102046755 gene encoding procathepsin L-like isoform X2 has product MLLGLLLALLGCAAALDPALQEAWEGWKSLHAKEYPEEAEAARREVWEKNLQRIQQHNQEESQGQHTFRLAMNHLGDLTDEEFNQLLNGFTPAWREQPALLFQASAVLKTPAEVDWRAKGYVTPVKNQGHCGSCWAFSATGALEGLVFNRTGKLAVLSEQNLIDCSRKLGNNGCHGGYMTHAFQYVHDNGGLNSEHVYPYTATDTSSCRYNPQDRAANCSTIWLVAQGSEVALEQAVAAVGPVSVAVDASSFQFHFYKSGIFSSMFCSQRVNHGMLAVGYGMSQEHGRNISYWILKNSWSEVWGEQGYIRLLKGTDNQCGVANQASFPML; this is encoded by the exons ATGCTGCTGGGGctcctgctggccctgctgggctgtgctgccgCGCTGGATCCTGCCCTGCAGGAGGCCTGGGAAGGGTGGAAGAGCCTCCATGCCAAGGAGTACCCGGAG GAGGCTGAGGCTGCGCGTAGGGAGGTCTGGGAGAAGAACCTGCAGCGCATCCAGCAGCACAACCAGGAGGAGTCACAGGGGCAGCACACCTTTCGCCTGGCCATGAACCACCTCGGGGACCTG ACGGATGAGGAGTTTAACCAGCTCCTGAACGGCTTCACCCCAGCATGGCgggagcagccagcactgctctTCCAAGCGTCGGCAGTTCTGAAGACCCCAGCAGAAGTGGACTGGCGGGCGAAGGGCTACGTGACACCTGTAAAGAACCAG GGGCACTGCGGGTCATGCTGGGCATTCAGTGCTACGGGGGCCTTGGAGGGGCTTGTTTTCAACCGGACAGGGAAGCTGGCAGTGCTGAGCGAGCAGAACCTCATTGACTGCTCCCGAAAGCTGGGCAACAACGGCTGCCATGGTGGCTACATGACCCACGCCTTCCAGTACGTGCACGACAATGGTGGCTTGAACTCGGAGCACGTCTACCCCTACACAGCCACG GACACTTCCAGCTGCCGATACAACCCCCAGGACAGGGCAGCCAACTGCTCTACCATCTGGCTGGTGGCCCAGGGCAGTGAGGTGGCACTGGAGCAGGCGGTGGCAGCCGTGGGCCCTGTCTCTGTGGCAGTGGATGCCAGCAGCTTCCAATTCCACTTCTACAAGTCAG gcATCTTCAGCAGCATGTTTTGCAGCCAGCGAGTGAACCACGGGATGCTGGCCGTGGGTTATGGCATGAGCCAGGAGCACGGGCGCAACATTAGCTATTGGATCTTAAAGAACAG CTGGTCAGAGGTGTGGGGCGAGCAGGGCTACATCCGCCTGCTGAAGGGCACCGACAACCAGTGCGGCGTGGCCAACCAGGCCAGCTTCCCCATGCTGTGA
- the LOC102046755 gene encoding procathepsin L-like isoform X1, with protein sequence MLGARAMLLGLLLALLGCAAALDPALQEAWEGWKSLHAKEYPEEAEAARREVWEKNLQRIQQHNQEESQGQHTFRLAMNHLGDLTDEEFNQLLNGFTPAWREQPALLFQASAVLKTPAEVDWRAKGYVTPVKNQGHCGSCWAFSATGALEGLVFNRTGKLAVLSEQNLIDCSRKLGNNGCHGGYMTHAFQYVHDNGGLNSEHVYPYTATDTSSCRYNPQDRAANCSTIWLVAQGSEVALEQAVAAVGPVSVAVDASSFQFHFYKSGIFSSMFCSQRVNHGMLAVGYGMSQEHGRNISYWILKNSWSEVWGEQGYIRLLKGTDNQCGVANQASFPML encoded by the exons ATG CTGGGTGCCAGGGCCATGCTGCTGGGGctcctgctggccctgctgggctgtgctgccgCGCTGGATCCTGCCCTGCAGGAGGCCTGGGAAGGGTGGAAGAGCCTCCATGCCAAGGAGTACCCGGAG GAGGCTGAGGCTGCGCGTAGGGAGGTCTGGGAGAAGAACCTGCAGCGCATCCAGCAGCACAACCAGGAGGAGTCACAGGGGCAGCACACCTTTCGCCTGGCCATGAACCACCTCGGGGACCTG ACGGATGAGGAGTTTAACCAGCTCCTGAACGGCTTCACCCCAGCATGGCgggagcagccagcactgctctTCCAAGCGTCGGCAGTTCTGAAGACCCCAGCAGAAGTGGACTGGCGGGCGAAGGGCTACGTGACACCTGTAAAGAACCAG GGGCACTGCGGGTCATGCTGGGCATTCAGTGCTACGGGGGCCTTGGAGGGGCTTGTTTTCAACCGGACAGGGAAGCTGGCAGTGCTGAGCGAGCAGAACCTCATTGACTGCTCCCGAAAGCTGGGCAACAACGGCTGCCATGGTGGCTACATGACCCACGCCTTCCAGTACGTGCACGACAATGGTGGCTTGAACTCGGAGCACGTCTACCCCTACACAGCCACG GACACTTCCAGCTGCCGATACAACCCCCAGGACAGGGCAGCCAACTGCTCTACCATCTGGCTGGTGGCCCAGGGCAGTGAGGTGGCACTGGAGCAGGCGGTGGCAGCCGTGGGCCCTGTCTCTGTGGCAGTGGATGCCAGCAGCTTCCAATTCCACTTCTACAAGTCAG gcATCTTCAGCAGCATGTTTTGCAGCCAGCGAGTGAACCACGGGATGCTGGCCGTGGGTTATGGCATGAGCCAGGAGCACGGGCGCAACATTAGCTATTGGATCTTAAAGAACAG CTGGTCAGAGGTGTGGGGCGAGCAGGGCTACATCCGCCTGCTGAAGGGCACCGACAACCAGTGCGGCGTGGCCAACCAGGCCAGCTTCCCCATGCTGTGA